Proteins encoded in a region of the Lysobacterales bacterium genome:
- a CDS encoding ABC transporter ATP-binding protein — MNAIREHATADVNPAPLLIDVHGLTRRVALPGRELTILENVSFRVVAGESVAIVGASGSGKSTLLALLAGLDVASEGDVRIGGTGLAALDEDARARLRSERIGFVFQNFQLLPALTAVENVMLPLELAGVDDAETPARQILARVGLGERLDHYPRQLSGGEQQRVAIARAFVTRPQILFADEPTGNLDTATGKVIAELLFELNRAEGTTLILVTHDERLAARCARQLRLDGGRLVARA, encoded by the coding sequence ATGAATGCCATACGCGAGCATGCCACTGCCGACGTGAACCCCGCACCCCTGCTGATCGACGTGCATGGCCTGACTCGGCGCGTGGCCTTGCCCGGGCGCGAACTCACGATTCTCGAGAACGTGTCCTTCCGCGTCGTCGCCGGCGAATCGGTGGCGATCGTCGGCGCCTCGGGTTCAGGCAAGTCGACACTGCTGGCCCTGCTCGCCGGGCTCGATGTCGCCAGCGAAGGCGATGTCCGCATCGGTGGCACCGGCCTCGCCGCGCTCGACGAAGACGCCCGCGCCCGCCTGCGCAGCGAACGCATCGGCTTCGTGTTCCAGAACTTCCAGCTGCTGCCAGCGCTGACCGCGGTCGAGAACGTGATGCTGCCGCTGGAACTGGCCGGCGTCGACGATGCCGAGACGCCGGCGCGGCAGATCCTCGCGCGCGTCGGACTCGGCGAGCGCCTCGACCACTATCCGCGCCAGTTGTCGGGTGGCGAGCAGCAGCGCGTCGCGATCGCACGCGCCTTCGTGACGCGCCCGCAGATCCTGTTCGCCGACGAGCCCACCGGCAATCTCGATACCGCCACCGGCAAGGTCATCGCCGAGCTGCTGTTCGAGCTGAATCGCGCCGAGGGCACGACCCTGATTTTGGTCACGCACGACGAACGCCTTGCGGCGCGTTGCGCGCGCCAGCTGCGGCTCGACGGCGGCCGTCTGGTCGCACGCGCATGA
- a CDS encoding arylesterase, protein MVVLIGASAVQAAAPKRVLVFGDSLSAAYNLAPEQGWVHLLDQQLQTEGWRVANASISGETTAGGAARIEAVLAEQQPDVVVIELGANDGLRGLPIDLAKQNLARILTAAKTRKAKLLLVGMELPPNYGPDYTAQFRQMYVDLARDHAATLLPFLLAPISNDRSNFLEDNLHPTAAAQPALRDHVLKALKPLLQ, encoded by the coding sequence ATGGTCGTGCTGATCGGTGCGAGCGCCGTGCAGGCGGCAGCGCCGAAGCGCGTGCTGGTCTTCGGCGATTCACTCTCGGCCGCCTACAACCTCGCGCCGGAGCAGGGCTGGGTGCATCTGCTCGACCAGCAGTTGCAGACCGAGGGTTGGCGGGTCGCCAATGCCAGCATCAGCGGCGAGACCACGGCCGGCGGTGCGGCGCGCATCGAGGCGGTGCTGGCCGAACAGCAGCCTGATGTCGTCGTGATCGAGCTCGGCGCCAACGATGGCCTGCGCGGCCTGCCGATTGATCTGGCGAAACAGAACCTCGCGCGCATCCTCACCGCCGCGAAGACGCGCAAGGCGAAGCTGCTGCTCGTCGGCATGGAACTGCCGCCGAACTACGGACCGGACTACACCGCGCAGTTCCGCCAGATGTACGTCGATCTCGCCCGCGACCACGCCGCGACCCTGCTGCCCTTCCTGCTCGCCCCGATCTCGAATGACCGCAGCAATTTCCTCGAAGACAACCTCCATCCCACGGCGGCGGCGCAACCGGCGCTGCGCGATCACGTGCTCAAGGCGTTGAAGCCGTTGTTGCAGTGA
- a CDS encoding AraC family transcriptional regulator, with amino-acid sequence MRKLLDYIDAHLDASLDVATMSAIAAFSPCHCQRQFSSLFGFGLHDYVQRLRLMRAGRRLAFRTDASVTDIAYDSGYDHAESFSRAFRRVLGQSPSAFRERPDWDAWRELIQPLQRIRSQHMPQVLGLADVRIIRVPDTRIALLEHVGPPERIGDSVRRFIAWRRANRLPPTISATYNILHDDPEDTPGERFRFGLAAATDREIDANAEGVVASRIPGGRCAVLRHVGSEATLGPSIRFLFAEWLPASGEALRDFPPYLQRVAFYPDVPEHQAISDLFLPLRD; translated from the coding sequence ATGCGCAAGTTGTTGGACTACATCGACGCACATCTCGATGCGTCGCTCGACGTGGCGACGATGTCGGCAATCGCGGCGTTTTCGCCGTGCCATTGCCAGCGCCAATTCTCGTCCTTGTTCGGCTTCGGTCTGCATGACTACGTGCAGCGCCTGCGGCTGATGCGCGCCGGACGACGATTGGCGTTCCGGACCGATGCGAGCGTCACCGACATCGCTTACGACAGCGGCTACGACCATGCGGAATCGTTCTCGCGGGCGTTTCGGCGGGTGCTCGGGCAAAGCCCGAGCGCGTTCCGCGAACGTCCCGATTGGGACGCCTGGCGCGAGCTCATCCAGCCTTTGCAGCGCATCCGGAGCCAGCACATGCCCCAAGTCCTCGGCCTTGCCGACGTCCGCATCATCCGTGTGCCCGACACGCGCATCGCCTTGCTCGAGCATGTCGGTCCGCCGGAACGGATCGGTGACAGCGTGCGCCGGTTCATCGCGTGGCGGCGTGCGAATCGATTGCCGCCGACGATCAGTGCGACCTACAACATCCTCCACGACGATCCGGAGGACACGCCCGGCGAGCGCTTTCGGTTCGGTCTTGCCGCGGCGACCGATCGGGAGATCGACGCGAATGCCGAGGGCGTGGTCGCGAGCCGGATTCCCGGCGGTCGCTGTGCCGTGCTGCGGCATGTCGGATCGGAAGCCACGCTGGGTCCGTCGATCCGCTTCCTGTTCGCCGAATGGCTGCCCGCGAGCGGCGAAGCCCTGCGCGACTTCCCGCCCTATCTGCAACGGGTGGCGTTCTATCCGGATGTGCCCGAACATCAAGCGATCAGCGACCTGTTCCTGCCGCTGCGGGACTGA